Part of the Mya arenaria isolate MELC-2E11 chromosome 8, ASM2691426v1 genome, GTGTGCGCAGAAAAACCTTTCGCCGTAGTATTTTCCTTTTTCTACACAAATTAATAATTCGCCTTACATTCGTCATATTGCTCGCTTTACTATACAGAAGTAAAGgtttaaatacagtttaaatcTCTCGCTCTAAATAACAGGGAACACGCTTAATACATGTACTGTGTGTGTTTGTAGCGATGTATCGATTGTGGAAATGCCGCCTAATCCTTTTCTCGGCCGAATAAATCTCAAGCATGATTGTGAAACCATTGACTCGCTGAGTGGGATTTATTTTTGTACAGATCAGCGTCAATCAAATGCATGTTATAAACTCGGCGCGTCATAACAACTAAAGAAAAGACTGGCCGAACGATCAATTCAAACGTTGCGTTAGAAtacatgttaattaaaataaaacgaaattCTTAATGCATACTTAGATTTGTTAATTCAATCTCACTTTCAAATAGCCTTAAAACCAAGTGGTTGGATAGTTTAATTATCCATGGCATATGCCTGCCTTATTAACGCTCCCGCCCCTTGGCATTCGGTACGTGGAATACAACTCgggattcattttttttatacgtTGTactcattaatttaaaattatttgggaCGCAGTCTAGCAAAATAGTCTCGCCAAAAGCACTAACGGATCCAGGGGAGGATGCACACCCGGCagccccccccccttaaatcgtcagtttacttttaattacaATAACGATAAAAAAAACCGTAATAAGGCCCAAAATGCGCAATTTCTGACTagaatattttcaaactatctgggggggggggggggaggggcaaGTCTAAAGATTatgcccctaagtaacgcccctttaacgtcaaatcctggatctaCACCTAAATAGGGTATtctattttttctgaaaaatttgCTTGAGTATTTTAGGTGCAGAAGTATACTTTTATATACTGCAAAGTAGAACCCAAAAACCTTAATGTGAAATCATGTAAAGTTGTGCTTCAAATAATGGATGGACCAGTGGCGAAAAGGACACTTACTAAACAAGCCCAGTTTGAAAGACTACGATTGACAAGGTAATACATAGTTGTATGCAGAGATGGAACATAGGAGGAGGATTTTCATGAATGTGtcctaaatattaccataagcaCAATATGCGACTGAAAATCACCTAGTGTTTACGCTCATGACGCTCACTTGCTGAAAACACCTTTGAATCTATGTCAGTTAGAacatataacttaaaatataaattactaaGAAAGATTCGCTCGCTTAgcccttctttatcattaagagtTTACATGATATATTCTAACTACAACTTAGTTTAACCTTCATTTCAAGCTTGTGAAATCGGCTATCGGCCTCTTTTAAGTACAACCCTTAATCATTGAAGACTTGCTTCGCTTAATCAACCCTCAATCATTTGGCACAATATGTAATGATTATAACTTAGAATGCCTCTGGCAGAACCGCCAAATTTTCATAAAGTCATTTCAAATTTCCATTTTCATTAAGCCATTAAGTGGTTCATTGAGTGGTTCGCGCATATGCACTGGCTAGTTTAGGCCATAAGCGCcaaacactaagaaagttatgaattatttttgcTTAACTTAACTTTTAGTTAGGCAGCTTTGTGCAAGTTTAGCAAAACTAACCAATAACTTTAGTTCGGCAGCCAGGcgcaaataaatcaaaattaaccAGTAACTATTAGTTCGGCAGCCAAGTGCAAGTTAAGCATAATTAATCATTAACCATTAGTTCGGCAGCCAGGCGAAAGTTAACCAAAATGAAccaataaatttaaattcgGCAGCCATgggcaaataaaacaaaactaaccATAACTATTAGTTCGGCAGCCAGGCGAAAGTAAAGCAAAATTAACCAATAACTATTAGTTCGGCAACCAGaaacaaataaagcaaaattaaCCAAAATTAACCAAGTACTATTATTTTGAGGCatgaacaacaaaacaatacgtTTAATGTTATGTATTCTCTTTTCACAAaggcaaacaaaaatatacatgtacaaaataaaaagcaGATAAATAAAATGGAACACATACTAGAAAACTCTGACAATGTTCTTCATTCAGcgacattttgtttatatcaataaacacATCAATCATATCGATAACAAAATGAACTGAGACATAGGATGTCCCCAACCAGATGCTATAACGTGCCCAATTTTGTATGAAAACCAAGTGGGACTTATTTTACTTCCTACACAAACATCGTACATGCATGCATCTTTGACAATAGCACATTggttttcttcgaaaaacagacctGCTCTTGAAATATTACAAACTGCATTgaaagtaaattattttcaattcaatttgttaatattttaagaatatgaTCTTCTGTAAATCTACCCAAAATGAGCTGCCTATGAAAGAttagcaacaacaacagaaatcaagtaaaaacaataaataaaacaataacaattccTTTTTTCTAATACTTTAAGTCagctgttattgattttaatcaggtgaagcagtagatataaacagtggctggcccagaATAGGctagtttacacaatatattgaacaccaaaaatttaaaaaaaaattgttagtatggacttaattaaacaaaataaattgtaaacatcTCATTAGACCATTtagttttgtaaatacatattaacaatctttaaccatttcTTGCAAGTTGGTGCAAACAAAGAGCATATATTATTCATCATTATATCAACAAAAAACGTGAAGCATAAGTACTTACTGAACCtgtaactgatttttttttaaattaagatgAATTATTCTCAGTTAAAACTATGCGAGCATTTAATACTTgtcataaaacagtaaaatcaaAGCTGTAGAAGAGTGTAAATCGAATGCCATGCTTTTTAATGAtaagtggtcaacattttattttgtccaatgagaaggcagtatttctcaacTTTTCCAATACATCtgtttcagtaaatcagcagtcaaaTCAGGTGAAGCATAGATATAATCAGTGGCTGGCCCATGAAGTAGATAgataatacaacaaaatgtaGACCACTTAAGTTAAAAGTTTAAAGGTACTTGCATTTGTTATGCAATccaaccatttatttttgtaagtagtGACATACTAGCAACCTTAAACATTTCTTAAGTGTGTATGGTTTTCAACTAAAAATACTGTTAGCCAACAATGCTAAattcaaatgatataaaaaaatacaatactgaTTTACAGGACTATTAAAAATAGTTCTTTATAAGAACTGGAAAGTAAATATTGTTGatgaaaactaaataatttataGTGAATCTACAGCCacaataatgatgttttttctttcattgtgtttaaatgtttgtcgTATCcggttaattaaaaaatttaCGTTTTAATCttgatatttatcatttgttttttggaacatttttcatcacttttctttgtttttctttatcgCATTTAATAGTAAATAGTTATGCCTCACGTTTATggtgatatataaatatacttttttactTGTAGTACAAGATGCCACCTGTAATTTATTTGTTGAAGCAATATCATGTTCTTCAAGAAACAGTTATTAacattgcatttaaaaacatgaaattaagaATATAATTTGTAGTGcatgcaaatatataaataacatgctATGacccaaaaaaaataattcagttttcAAGCATCAGCACATTTTCTTTACCTCGCTTAATATATCTTATTCCAAagaattatttgtaaatttctGTTTTTGAGCAAGATTTGGTGGGaaactatgttaaaaaaattctttGATGAATTCTAATTGAAtcaagttaaacataatatgtgATGTTGTTCAAcacttttatatacatgtagcacaTTTTCAGAATTTCAATGCACAAATTACTttggtttttaaaattaaacttatttctgaaaaaaagagaagaagTTACCCAttccaaaaacaacaacgaatGCCGCAATGCGATGAAAACAGATTTCTAATGGTTGactaaagaacttcagcctttgtTTAAGATtaaccatatttattttatacccTTACCATGGATAAATTCTAAGGGTATGTCAAATAATAGCTTTATTAAGTGttatgtattttgattttaaacaaaccattttgtacacaaacatGGACAGTTCAACAGATTAAAGGGACACAATCTAGTTTTACGCTTAATAAATGCGCAAAAGAAGCGAAttcatttaataacattatGTTTCACCCATCTGACTTTATACGATCTTAACCAAAAACTGATATAATTTTTGTACAGAGCGataattttgaagtttttttttaactggagAACTTGTGACCACAGGCTATTTAATTGAAACCTgttttataaaggctaatatctttaaatatataaactatcaGGTGGTAAACTATATGGCGCCCCTTTAATAAGAAAACAGCAAATCTTTTCAATATTATATGAGTTTAACTGTTGGTTATAACTCGctaattaatttcaaatgtataaccCAGCAAAATCTTATAAGAAATATTCATCCTAAATTTAAGggttttttattgataaatttcgcCCTAAAAGCAAAGACAGTAAATAGGCaatataatacaacaaaaacacaagaaaaaaatgtgtaacgGAAAACAGAATTAATAAAAGGTGCACAttcaaaaaataacataagaaaagaaaatgaagttcttaaaaaaaaagaatgttcagataaaaaataagtagATCTAGTGTTCTAAAGTAttctaatataaaaataaaaattacccTAAAGCATTGACATGAACACAACTGTAACATAAATGCCACTTAAAGTGTGTAActtatttctttatatcttTTTGTTCCATACCAACCGGAGCAAATAGTCCGATCTGGATACAAGGGGATTCACCATTTATGTTCACAATAAATTCTGatgacaatttttttcttcttctataATAGAAGCTAATCATGATGTATTACTTgtataactttttttcttctaaaacatatttagttATACTTCAACTTTAAAATGATCCTTTTAATTGAAGAAATTATTTGCAACAACACttcataacaaaaaataagaacacAAAAAATAGTGTCTGAATCAACtaacacataaaacaaattacTTGGTCAACAGTCAACTTAGCAAATAACAGATATCTGGGTTAAAAAAACTATCAACCAATCAGGAAATGGTTAACaataaaccaatcaaataaGAAATTTCTTGATCATTAATCAAACAATCAGAAAAGAGAATTTTTCATCAGTGTTCCTTGGTGCTTGCAGCAAACACTTCATTCAGCTGCTGGGTGACTCGGATGAAAGTTGTGCGTCTGCTTAGCTCTTTCAGTTTTCCTGCACCGACATACGTACACGTGGAGCGAACACCACCAAGAATGTCCTGCAAAGTGTTTTCTACCGGACCTCGGTACTCGATCTGtacagttttaccctcggacgctctgtgaaaaaatacatttaagttaaaaagcTGAAGTAAAAATCTTAAAACCTTCCTTAAATAAGATATTGCTTCAAGGataaaataaaagttcaaaataatacatgttctTAGTTTCATGTGCATATCTTGTATGATAACAGCATTATGGCCAAATTAACTTTCCAGCATGACTTGTTCTAGCAATAACTtataaggggcataacttaacaatatttaaacccagagttatgagccttgctacacatgtgcaaATCGTCACTAGGTACAATGTTTTATGTGAATTTCTAATGGTTATTAAACTATCTACAAAATAATGCTTTTGCATGTAATTGACTATCTATAAAATAATGCTTATGCATgtaattgacttaatattttttaaagccaGGTTATGAATTTCTTGAGagatttttgagttatggccaatgatacatttttaatatgctTATGTTGCTAgggctatcacaataccaagACTTTTCTTCAAAGAACAGAGAAGCTTAAAATCATATTCATTGTTATCTATAAAAGGGATTTCGTGTTGTCTTTACAATTTGGTTCTTCGAAGAGCATGGCACAGGCGAATGCCAACCAAATGtcaaggtgttttttttatgaaaattaattgGGCATATCTTATGTAAAAACCAGAGTTATGTGCCTTCCTTCACATGTGCTTATTGTTTTAAGTCACATGTGTActaaattcatttcaatgtcTTGAAGATTCcccagtttatttattttttaccttGCCAACGATGACACCAAGgatgtcaataaaaaaaacgaGACAGATATTGTTAATACATGATCTATAAATAAACCGTCCATGGTTGGGCATATAACAATTTTTTCCTGGACTGGAAAAAAACAACGCCATATTGACCTGTCTATTTACTCCTAACAGAGGGGGAAAATCATGCCATAAATGCCATATTGACCTGTCTAACCCGAAACAGTTTGTCATTTGATGTTATATAGGATAATAGGGTATCCTGTAATGAAACAGTTATCGAACCATTAGCAATGAAATATGCAGTTCATATTAAGCAAAATTATAACCACCccaatcaataattatttcttgGTCAATATGATAGCATATTTTAAAGCTAAAGAGAAGattgtatataattttttcATAACATACCTGTATTCAGCCACCCCGCCAGCATGTTTCTTCATGGCCGTAGCGGAACTCATGCCATAAAAGATCTTGTACTTCTTCCCATTCTGCTCGACCATTTCCCCACCTGACTCCTCATGCCCAGCAAACATCCCGCCCAACATGACAAAGTCAGCACCCGCGCCGAAAGCTTTTGAGACATCACCAGGGCATGTGCATCCCCCATCCTTTCATTATAGAGaaaaacagttaacattttaaagtgaaGACAAGAGAGTCATTGCAAGGACCGCCAATGCTGGTCTGTTTTGCACCTGAGTCAAACAAGGGGAGTATATGGACAATTATCAATGCAAAAGTCATGGGCATTGAAATTCATGAGCGTATTGTTTCTGGTAATcatgtgtatcaagtttcatataaataccTTGAGAGCTTTTTGATAATGGCCAAGGTATAAGTTTTGaatgacaacattgataatgaaatacaaagtaccaatttcaattttacatgaatggtcatattttaactttaaaattgtttcatgaaatgagcagtcacacaaaaaataaactaacTTGACAACTGAAAAAGAAATTGTGTTGAAAACTTACAGAAATAATATGTCCACCAAGTCCATGAGCTGCGTCAGCGCACTCTATGACGGCACTAAGCTGGGGATAGCCGACACCTGTCTTCTTACGGGTGGTACACACGGAGCCTGGACCAATCCCCACCTTGATTATGTCTGCGCCTGACAGTATAAGCTCTTCAACCATCTCACCCGTCACCACGTTTCCAGCCtagcagaaaaaaatgttttgcgatgtgttttattttcaaacctCATACCTGTTATGAACAGTAACTGTTAATTCATTTTCTGAGGAGGTTGCAAATTTTGTTCATGATATTTCACTAAAGTGTAGATTTCAAGCCTAGGGGTAACATTTAACCTTCTTCTCAGTATGCCTGTATGGGTTTTATCATAATTCATGTGTATTTGTGGATATAGAGTCCCTTACAAAATTGATTTTAGTTGAAGTAATCAATGCCACTTTAATCCATTGATATCATATATCCCAAAAGGTATTCCAACTTTGCAATACAATGAAGTATCAAAATTAATGTAACTAGGTACAAGAAAGGCTTATAAGAGGGTCAGTATGTATGTACTGGTATAGGAAGTTAAGTTAAATAATGGCTTTTAAGAGGGACTTAAACTGTGCACTGATTGGTAGGTTACAGAAAGGCTTTGCAGAGGGACATAAATATTCAGCAATACCAAAGTCCTGAATTCAGGATAATCTTACACTTGGACGCCTGttagttaatattattttaaaggccttgtttaagaaatgtttggcctgacaatcccctgctgtgcatctcctgctaattgcactgatgacacagaaggggccaatttcctgtgtatttgtttattggctcagtgccatttagggtccatttctataataaaacatccaaaactgcacagcaggatacttagatcagagatctgataagacaattaggcaattagaataagatcaatacacaaaggttgtgtacaatacacggtttgtggggggtggggggtcacttatagaaggcctttttaatcataaatgaaaatgtatacCATAATTGTATGGTTAGGAAACTCTTT contains:
- the LOC128242739 gene encoding GMP reductase 2-like; translation: MPRIDNDVKLDFKDVLFRPKRSTLRSRSDVDLTRTFIFRNSGQTYTGIPVMVANMDTTGTFEMAKAIGKHLMFTVIHKHYSVEEWKEFARENKDIIGHVAASTGTGENDLKKLKEILDAVPEVKFLCVDVANGYSEHFVHFVKSCRKEFPNHTIMAGNVVTGEMVEELILSGADIIKVGIGPGSVCTTRKKTGVGYPQLSAVIECADAAHGLGGHIISDGGCTCPGDVSKAFGAGADFVMLGGMFAGHEESGGEMVEQNGKKYKIFYGMSSATAMKKHAGGVAEYRASEGKTVQIEYRGPVENTLQDILGGVRSTCTYVGAGKLKELSRRTTFIRVTQQLNEVFAASTKEH